The proteins below are encoded in one region of Syntrophorhabdaceae bacterium:
- a CDS encoding sulfatase-like hydrolase/transferase: protein MNIIKKYLVLHPFLFAWLPILHLYSLNFFEYPPYVLIKPFIVLTSITIAFLFISQRFFHDRFKFAVIFSVSVLMIFIFHSFEEFFERLSFGFLRFRIIAFIYLLIFAGILFSLIRARIDFKRLSYFFNISGIIILLIISTNFIGKLWARNKDITVKPQGLQKEIKNKIRFEDMPDIYYIILDSYPEKDVLSHVTGFDNFEFIDYLKSKGFFVTKKNRCNYTFTKFSMASTLNMEFLPVKEIESGVFELKKGIKFNKGIEGNKVVSIFRSMGYRYIDLSIWNKRYYDIDFTGSLLFMTIIRAPGIGNFIAGLLLRDYVMDTLDILQRPIDSNEPFFVYCHVMIPHFPAMFDENGKTPSIIKPDKKTLYLDQLKYTNKRMKKVIDSIIMNSKRTPIIIIQGDHGADSLTEDKKKSMKLRKSILNAAYLPGLKENIFYNGMTSINTFRIIFNRYFAIDLKPLPDVTYYQDYEKGRLYLYSPD, encoded by the coding sequence ATGAATATTATAAAAAAATATCTTGTCCTTCATCCTTTTCTTTTTGCGTGGTTACCTATCCTTCACCTCTATAGTCTCAATTTTTTTGAATACCCACCTTATGTTCTCATAAAACCGTTTATAGTTTTAACTTCCATAACCATAGCCTTTCTTTTTATCTCTCAAAGGTTTTTCCATGATAGGTTTAAGTTTGCCGTAATCTTTTCCGTTTCTGTTTTAATGATATTTATCTTTCACTCCTTTGAGGAGTTTTTTGAAAGACTTAGCTTCGGTTTTTTAAGATTTAGAATCATTGCCTTTATCTATCTTTTAATATTTGCAGGGATTTTATTTTCTTTAATAAGAGCCCGCATCGATTTTAAGAGATTGTCTTATTTTTTTAATATATCAGGGATTATAATTTTACTCATTATATCCACTAATTTTATAGGTAAACTATGGGCAAGAAATAAAGATATTACAGTTAAGCCTCAGGGCCTTCAAAAAGAAATAAAAAATAAAATCAGGTTTGAAGATATGCCTGATATCTACTATATAATACTTGATTCATACCCTGAGAAAGATGTGTTGAGTCATGTAACAGGTTTTGATAACTTTGAATTTATAGACTATCTTAAATCGAAGGGTTTTTTTGTAACTAAAAAAAATCGTTGTAATTATACCTTTACAAAATTTTCTATGGCCTCTACTTTGAATATGGAATTTTTGCCAGTCAAGGAGATAGAGTCAGGTGTTTTTGAATTAAAAAAAGGCATTAAATTTAACAAAGGTATAGAAGGCAACAAGGTAGTGTCTATCTTTAGATCCATGGGTTATAGATATATAGATCTCTCCATATGGAACAAGAGATATTATGACATAGATTTCACAGGTAGCCTTTTATTCATGACCATAATTAGGGCACCCGGGATAGGGAATTTTATAGCAGGCCTTTTACTTAGAGATTATGTCATGGATACATTAGATATTTTACAGAGACCTATAGATTCAAATGAACCCTTTTTTGTCTATTGTCATGTGATGATACCCCATTTTCCCGCCATGTTTGATGAAAATGGAAAAACCCCATCTATTATAAAACCCGATAAAAAAACTCTCTACCTGGATCAGCTTAAATATACCAATAAGCGGATGAAAAAGGTAATTGACAGTATTATTATGAATTCAAAAAGGACTCCAATAATCATTATTCAGGGTGATCATGGTGCTGATTCACTAACAGAAGATAAGAAAAAAAGTATGAAATTACGCAAAAGTATCCTAAATGCTGCGTATCTACCTGGGTTAAAAGAAAATATATTTTACAATGGCATGACATCCATTAATACCTTCAGAATAATATTCAATAGATATTTTGCCATAGATTTGAAGCCCTTGCCTGATGTAACATACTATCAGGATTATGAAAAAGGCAGGCTTTATTTGTATAGCCCTGATTAA
- a CDS encoding DUF1972 domain-containing protein — MNIAILGARGIPARYGGFDTLVEELAIRLVDNYNFKVTVYCRSNYYKDRQKYYKGVRCVYIHALRIKGIESLLHTFITALHALKGKYDIFFIVDPGNAPVGIFLKLLGKKVVIHTDGLGWKRRKWGRLSRRYYKWVEFLCAKYIKTIVTDNPVMREYYLENYHRDSVCIAYGAENTSGFDDTVLDKYGLKKKQYLLVVARLERENNTDLIIREYVSSGVHMPLVIVGDAPYDSAYMDMLKGLANEKVIFAGRIDDQAGLNSLYRWAYLYLHGHEVGGTNPSLLRAMALEATPLIINVPFNVSVIDGCGFVFDADIGNLSRTLQELISNPELVKEKSHMAAKRMQDYFTWDMVVSAYRDYFEEIMATL, encoded by the coding sequence ATGAACATTGCCATCCTTGGGGCAAGGGGAATACCTGCACGATATGGTGGATTTGATACCCTTGTGGAAGAACTGGCTATCAGGCTGGTAGATAACTATAATTTTAAGGTTACGGTATACTGCCGGTCTAATTATTATAAAGATAGACAGAAGTATTACAAGGGTGTTCGTTGTGTATACATTCATGCCTTGAGGATAAAGGGTATAGAGAGTCTCCTTCATACATTCATTACGGCATTGCATGCTTTAAAAGGTAAATATGACATTTTTTTTATCGTAGACCCTGGTAATGCACCTGTAGGCATATTTCTGAAATTATTGGGGAAGAAGGTGGTAATACATACAGATGGTTTAGGCTGGAAGCGTCGTAAGTGGGGTAGGTTATCGAGAAGATATTATAAATGGGTAGAATTTTTATGTGCCAAATATATAAAGACCATCGTCACAGACAATCCTGTGATGAGGGAGTATTATCTGGAGAATTACCACAGAGATTCTGTTTGTATAGCCTATGGGGCTGAAAATACCTCTGGTTTTGATGACACTGTTCTCGATAAATACGGGCTTAAAAAGAAACAATACCTTTTGGTGGTGGCAAGATTGGAGAGGGAAAACAATACAGACCTCATTATCCGTGAATATGTTTCATCAGGTGTCCATATGCCCCTTGTTATTGTAGGCGATGCACCGTATGATAGTGCATATATGGATATGCTGAAAGGATTGGCCAATGAAAAGGTGATTTTCGCAGGGAGGATAGATGACCAGGCAGGACTTAATTCCCTTTATAGATGGGCTTATCTTTATTTGCACGGCCATGAGGTTGGAGGGACAAATCCATCTCTTCTCAGAGCCATGGCGCTTGAGGCAACACCGCTTATAATCAATGTCCCTTTTAATGTATCTGTAATAGATGGTTGTGGCTTTGTTTTTGATGCGGATATTGGAAATTTGTCAAGGACATTACAAGAGCTCATTTCAAACCCTGAGCTTGTAAAAGAAAAATCTCATATGGCGGCAAAAAGGATGCAGGATTACTTTACATGGGATATGGTGGTATCTGCCTATAGAGATTATTTTGAAGAGATAATGGCAACTTTATAA